The following coding sequences are from one Methanofollis sp. window:
- a CDS encoding type II toxin-antitoxin system HicB family antitoxin encodes MYRYLIVIEKTEGNYSAYSPDLPGCVATGKTREEAEEKMQVVIETHVRGLSKTASRCPSRSRSRPM; translated from the coding sequence ATGTATCGATATCTCATCGTTATCGAAAAGACGGAAGGGAACTATTCGGCATATTCTCCCGACCTGCCGGGGTGCGTGGCGACAGGGAAGACGCGGGAGGAGGCGGAGGAGAAGATGCAGGTCGTCATCGAGACGCATGTCAGGGGACTATCGAAGACGGCCTCCCGGTGCCCGAGCCGCAGTCGTTCGCGTCCTATGTGA